A stretch of the Gracilinanus agilis isolate LMUSP501 chromosome 4, AgileGrace, whole genome shotgun sequence genome encodes the following:
- the LOC123244929 gene encoding putative olfactory receptor 2B8 gives MKLNNESSFTGFILLGFSDRPQLELLLFILLPIFYLFTIVGNTTIILLSQVDPRLHTPMYFFLSNLSFLDLCYTTSIVPQLLVNLWGPDKSISYAGCASQLYISLALGSTECILLGMMAYDRYAAVCRPLHYMIIMHPRLCSQMAAISWLSGFSNSLIQTSLTLHVPLCGKNRIDHFLCEVPPLLKLACVDTTINEAELFVVSVLFLLVPISFILVSYGRIVWTVLHMKSESGQRKVFWTCGSHLVVVSLFYGTAIYAYLQPTNSYSQDQGKFISLFYTVITPMINPLIYTLRNKDVKGAIKKALLGS, from the exons ATGAAGCTTAATAATGAGAGCTCTTTCACTGGGTTCATTTTATTAGGCTTCTCTGATCGACCACAACTGGAGCTTCTCCTCTTTATACTTCTTCCAATTTTCTACCTCTTCACTATAGTGGGAAACACAACCATCATCTTGCTGTCTCAGGTGGATCCCAGGCTCCACACCCCcatgtatttctttctctccaacctcagtttcctagacCTCTGCTACACTACCAGCATTGTCCCTCAACTTCTGGTGAACCTATGGGGACCAGATAAGTCTATTTCCTATGCAGGTTGTGCCTCCCAGCTCTACATTTCCTTAGCTTTAGGGTCTACAGAGTGCATCCTCCTGGGAATGATGGCATATGACCGCTATGCTGCCGTTTGCCGGCCACTCCACTACATGATCATCATGCATCCTCGGCTTTGTAGCCAGATGGCAGCCATCTCTTGGCTCAGTGGTTTTTCCAATTCCCTGATACAGACCTCCCTGACTCTCCATGTGCCCCTCTGTGGAAAGAACAGGATAGATCATTTCTTATGTGAAGTTCCTCCACTCCTCAAGCTGGCTTGTGTTGACACAACCATCAATGAAGCTGAGCTCTTTGTTGTTagtgtccttttccttttggtgcCCATATCATTCATCTTGGTATCCTATGGACGTATTGTCTGGACAGTTTTACATATGAAGTCAGAATCAGGACAGAGGAAAGTATTTTGGACTTGTGGATCCCATCTTGTGGTTGTCTCCCTCTTCTATGGTACGGCTATCTATGCCTACCTGCAGCCTACTAACAGTTATTCCCAGGACCAGGGCAAATTCATATCACTGTTCTATACTGTTATCACACCAATGATTAACCCCCTTATCTATACACTGAGAAACAAGGATGTGAAAGGGGCAATAAAGAAGGCTCTAC taggtagt